A window of Ignavibacteriales bacterium contains these coding sequences:
- the gcvT gene encoding glycine cleavage system aminomethyltransferase GcvT: MEKIKSIVVMKKTKFYSIHEKLGAKIVDFAGYSMPVQYSSIIAEHKAVRTSVGVFDVSHMGEIFIKGDRALNFVQHITVNDASLLTNGRVQYSAMCYPDGGIVDDLLVYRINEKEFMLVVNASNKDKDFNWMQENNKFGVQINDESDEYSLLAVQGPNSKNVIQKICDKPLDLEYYHFFFAKVAGIDMIISRTGYTGELGYELYFKGNETDAEKVWNALFENGKEYDIQPVGLGARDSLRLEMGFCLYGNDIDQTTNTLEAGLGWITKLKKQEFISKDILVKVKEEGLKRKLVPIVSNEKAFPRHGYDLSVDGKVVGHITSGTVSPILEKAIALGYVEIQHAKEGGKINFLIRGKEVPAIITKLPFVKN, translated from the coding sequence TTGGAAAAAATTAAATCAATAGTTGTTATGAAGAAAACAAAATTTTATTCGATTCACGAAAAACTTGGTGCTAAAATTGTAGATTTCGCCGGTTATAGTATGCCCGTACAGTATTCATCTATTATTGCGGAACACAAAGCTGTTCGTACTTCTGTTGGAGTGTTTGATGTTTCCCATATGGGTGAAATATTTATTAAGGGAGACAGAGCATTGAATTTTGTTCAACATATTACTGTGAACGATGCATCTCTTCTTACAAACGGAAGAGTACAATACTCCGCAATGTGTTATCCTGACGGCGGAATTGTTGACGACCTTCTTGTTTATAGAATCAATGAAAAAGAATTTATGCTTGTAGTTAACGCTTCTAACAAGGATAAAGATTTTAATTGGATGCAAGAAAATAATAAGTTCGGTGTTCAAATTAATGATGAGAGCGACGAATATTCTCTTCTGGCAGTTCAAGGACCAAACTCAAAAAACGTAATTCAAAAAATTTGTGATAAACCTTTGGATTTAGAATACTATCATTTCTTCTTTGCCAAAGTTGCCGGAATTGATATGATCATTTCCCGCACAGGATACACTGGCGAACTTGGTTATGAATTATATTTCAAAGGTAACGAAACCGATGCAGAAAAAGTTTGGAATGCTTTATTCGAAAACGGTAAAGAATATGATATTCAACCCGTTGGTTTAGGTGCCCGCGATTCTCTTCGTTTGGAAATGGGTTTTTGCCTTTACGGAAACGATATTGATCAAACAACAAATACTTTGGAAGCCGGACTTGGCTGGATAACAAAATTGAAAAAGCAAGAATTTATTTCTAAAGATATTTTGGTGAAAGTTAAGGAAGAAGGATTGAAAAGAAAATTAGTACCAATTGTTTCCAATGAGAAAGCGTTTCCAAGACATGGTTATGATTTATCAGTAGACGGTAAAGTTGTTGGGCATATAACAAGTGGAACAGTAAGTCCAATACTAGAAAAAGCAATTGCGTTAGGTTATGTTGAAATTCAGCATGCTAAAGAAGGCGGAAAAATAAATTTTTTAATTCGGGGCAAGGAAGTACCTGCTATTATTACTAAACTACCTTTTGTGAAAAACTAA
- the fsa gene encoding fructose-6-phosphate aldolase has translation MKFFIDTANINEIKEAASYGLLDGVTTNPSLVAKEGKNFRELLAEIIKIVDGPISAEVVSTDYDGIMKEAHELAKIHKNIVVKVPLIKEGIKAVKSLSGEGINTNVTLCFSPSQALLAAKAGATYISPFVGRLDDISQDGMGLIKQIVQIYNNYNYKTQVLVASIRHPLHLVDAAMMGAHVATMPFDVINKLFKHPLTDLGLEKFLSDWKKLNQ, from the coding sequence ATGAAATTCTTTATTGATACCGCAAATATTAACGAGATTAAAGAAGCCGCTTCTTATGGTTTGCTGGATGGTGTAACAACGAACCCGTCTCTAGTTGCAAAGGAAGGAAAAAACTTTCGTGAACTTCTTGCTGAAATCATAAAGATAGTAGACGGACCAATCAGCGCGGAAGTTGTTTCCACAGATTACGATGGAATAATGAAAGAAGCGCATGAGCTGGCAAAGATCCATAAAAATATTGTTGTTAAAGTTCCGCTGATCAAAGAAGGAATCAAAGCAGTTAAATCTTTAAGCGGGGAAGGAATCAATACAAATGTTACTTTGTGCTTCTCGCCTTCACAAGCATTGCTAGCTGCAAAAGCAGGCGCAACTTATATCTCCCCGTTTGTTGGAAGATTAGATGATATTAGCCAAGATGGAATGGGATTGATTAAGCAGATTGTCCAGATATACAATAACTATAATTATAAGACTCAAGTTCTTGTTGCAAGTATCCGCCATCCTCTTCATTTGGTTGATGCAGCAATGATGGGTGCACATGTTGCAACAATGCCGTTTGATGTAATTAATAAATTATTTAAACATCCGCTTACTGATCTGGGTCTGGAAAAATTCTTGAGCGATTGGAAAAAATTAAATCAATAG
- a CDS encoding Rne/Rng family ribonuclease, protein MNKEIIISSSTSQNHVAITEDSNLVDFFVDHPEKRRMVGDVFLGKVARVLPGIRAVFIDIGLKHDAFLHFSDIGDRTDALKNMLDEDEEADDGTDEEEAEPQAQDQTTAQTQPQEQKPVRDKDRHEHREQRQIPKLHKGESILIQIIKEPVKDKGVRCTSSISIPGRFCVLLPLDNKVGVSKKIYDFRERKRLRRIARGIIPSNCGLIIRTAARDQTEEALSGDLKYLVKIWEDMQEDAKKQEPPALLYKDLSTTISVIRDLFTPDVSKIFVDSKKLYKEIRNYVQFIQPALLDRIELFKQDEPIFEAFKIDEQIKGLMGRKVSLPSGGHIVIEHTEAMVVIDVNSGRYAAKKEQELNSLKTDLEASREIVRQLRLRDIGGLIVVDFIDLEDEKNRKKIYDELKKEFKKDRAKIALLPMTDFGLMQITRERIRENIMQSMNDACPYCAGTGLLTKKSNLIHEIEHWLKRYHVEGKSKSLTLKVHPSLGLKLKEGFISRLTKFQLKYFVKIKLQEEEKINPQNYYFLTTKTGKDITNDFN, encoded by the coding sequence ATGAATAAAGAAATAATTATTAGTTCTTCAACATCGCAGAACCATGTTGCGATAACTGAAGACAGCAATCTGGTTGATTTCTTCGTAGATCATCCGGAAAAAAGAAGAATGGTGGGAGATGTATTTTTAGGAAAAGTTGCCAGAGTATTACCCGGCATCCGCGCAGTATTCATAGATATCGGATTAAAGCATGATGCTTTTCTTCACTTTTCTGATATTGGCGACCGTACCGATGCATTAAAAAATATGCTTGATGAAGATGAAGAAGCAGATGACGGAACGGACGAAGAAGAAGCGGAACCTCAAGCTCAAGATCAAACTACTGCACAAACTCAACCGCAGGAACAAAAACCGGTAAGAGATAAAGATAGACACGAACATCGAGAGCAGAGACAAATTCCTAAACTGCATAAAGGGGAATCAATATTAATTCAGATTATTAAAGAGCCTGTTAAAGATAAAGGCGTTAGATGTACTTCATCTATTTCTATTCCAGGAAGATTTTGTGTTTTACTCCCTTTAGATAATAAGGTTGGAGTTTCAAAGAAGATCTACGATTTTAGAGAGCGAAAAAGATTACGAAGAATTGCACGGGGAATAATTCCTTCCAATTGCGGATTGATAATTAGGACTGCAGCTAGAGATCAAACAGAAGAAGCGCTTTCCGGCGACTTGAAATATCTTGTAAAAATTTGGGAAGACATGCAGGAAGATGCAAAGAAACAAGAACCGCCTGCGCTTTTATATAAAGATCTTAGTACTACAATCAGCGTTATACGGGATCTATTTACTCCTGATGTTTCAAAAATTTTCGTTGATTCTAAAAAACTTTACAAAGAAATACGCAATTATGTTCAGTTCATTCAACCGGCACTTCTTGATAGGATAGAATTATTTAAACAAGATGAACCGATTTTTGAAGCATTTAAAATTGATGAACAGATTAAAGGTTTGATGGGACGAAAGGTTTCTCTGCCAAGCGGAGGACACATTGTAATTGAACATACTGAAGCAATGGTTGTTATAGATGTTAATAGCGGTCGTTATGCAGCAAAAAAAGAACAAGAACTTAATTCTCTCAAAACGGATTTGGAAGCATCGCGGGAAATTGTCCGCCAGCTCCGTCTACGTGATATCGGAGGATTGATAGTTGTAGATTTCATTGATCTTGAAGATGAAAAGAATCGTAAAAAGATTTATGATGAACTTAAAAAAGAATTCAAGAAAGACCGCGCAAAGATTGCATTGCTTCCGATGACGGATTTTGGGTTGATGCAAATTACACGCGAACGAATCCGCGAAAACATTATGCAGTCTATGAATGATGCTTGTCCGTATTGTGCAGGTACAGGATTGCTTACTAAAAAGTCAAACTTGATTCATGAAATTGAGCATTGGTTAAAACGTTATCATGTTGAAGGGAAATCCAAATCATTAACCTTAAAAGTTCATCCTTCACTTGGATTAAAACTTAAAGAAGGATTTATTTCTCGACTGACGAAATTCCAATTAAAATATTTTGTAAAAATAAAACTTCAAGAAGAAGAAAAAATAAATCCTCAGAATTATTATTTCTTAACAACTAAAACGGGCAAAGATATAACTAACGACTTTAATTAA
- the dusB gene encoding tRNA dihydrouridine synthase DusB gives MKVGNLDIGKKLFLAPMAEVTDSSFRKICKEQQAGITFTQMVSADGVVNNNFETLRHFSFSRSEKPIGVQILGNHPETLFEAVKEISKMKPDLIDLNCGCPVDKVCSKKMGAALLDDPKTLSNLVRKMVDGSNGVPISVKLRLGKDKSTVNILENAKVVEDNGGALIFVHARTRADKYNMSADWSWLKKVKEAVNIPVVGNGSMFTPHDIQEMIDSTGCDSAMIARGALGNPFIFSRFNVLMEKGIDPGEPDAFVIRDTLLKHIKYLEEEFGELLALDKAKKHSIWYFKNYTGINSLLEKVFSVKKLDTLRGLITDHAEKIMKGSKEIHIKEEIHKKFQKKVLFWLADQNISALG, from the coding sequence ATGAAAGTCGGAAATCTCGATATAGGTAAAAAACTATTTTTAGCCCCAATGGCTGAAGTCACCGACTCTTCTTTTCGAAAAATATGTAAAGAGCAGCAGGCGGGTATAACTTTTACGCAGATGGTAAGTGCGGATGGTGTCGTAAATAATAATTTTGAAACTCTTCGCCATTTCTCATTTAGCCGTTCTGAAAAACCAATCGGTGTTCAAATTTTAGGAAATCATCCGGAAACTTTGTTTGAAGCAGTAAAAGAAATTTCTAAAATGAAACCCGATTTAATTGATCTAAATTGCGGTTGTCCCGTTGATAAAGTTTGTTCTAAAAAGATGGGCGCAGCATTATTAGATGATCCTAAAACACTTTCTAACTTAGTTCGCAAAATGGTAGACGGATCAAATGGGGTTCCTATATCAGTTAAACTTAGATTAGGAAAAGATAAATCAACAGTAAATATTTTGGAAAATGCAAAAGTAGTTGAAGATAACGGCGGAGCTTTAATTTTTGTCCACGCAAGAACGCGTGCGGATAAATATAATATGAGCGCTGACTGGAGCTGGCTTAAAAAAGTTAAAGAAGCCGTAAATATTCCTGTAGTTGGAAACGGATCTATGTTTACGCCTCATGATATTCAAGAAATGATTGATTCAACCGGATGTGATTCTGCAATGATAGCACGCGGTGCGCTAGGTAATCCGTTTATATTTTCACGTTTTAATGTTTTGATGGAAAAAGGAATTGATCCCGGAGAACCTGATGCTTTTGTTATTAGAGATACTTTATTAAAACATATAAAATATTTGGAAGAAGAATTCGGTGAACTGCTGGCTTTAGATAAAGCTAAAAAACATTCTATCTGGTATTTCAAAAATTATACTGGAATTAATTCTCTACTTGAAAAAGTTTTTTCTGTAAAAAAATTGGATACACTTCGCGGACTCATTACGGATCATGCGGAAAAAATAATGAAAGGTTCAAAAGAAATTCATATTAAGGAAGAGATCCACAAAAAATTTCAAAAGAAAGTTCTGTTCTGGCTTGCTGATCAAAATATCAGCGCACTTGGATAG
- the pnp gene encoding polyribonucleotide nucleotidyltransferase: MVYTKEVQIGKQKLIFETGKLAKQANGAVMVRYGDTMVLVTAVAGELRPGIDFFPLSVEYREKAFAAGKVPGGFFKREGKPTDKEVLTSRLIDRPLRPLFSDNYKNDTQVAAFVYSYDSENDSDVIAACAASAALTISDIPFLEPIGEVRVGRINGELIINPTLKETEESDLELVIAGTESSIMMVEGEAKELSEQVMLDALKFAHTEIKKIIEVQKELRQLCGKPKMVVAEKVVDQNLLNDITALAHDKFKTIVSSVLAKEERSAQNHALTDEVLAALAEKYPEQEVAIKEILHDMEKDLMRKRILDEGLRLDGRNTTQIRPITIELGILPRPHATALFTRGETQSLTTLTLGAKGDEQIIDGLQPEYKKRFLLHYNFPPFSVGETGRFSGVGRREVGHGNLAERSLKNIIPSEEKFPYIIRLNSDILESNGSSSMATVCAGSLALMEGGVPVKCAIAGIAMGLVKEKEKFAILTDILGNEDHLGDMDFKVSGSENGITGLQMDIKIQGISYEIMEKALAQAKEGRLHILKIMNEAIAEARPNISNYAPRIFTTKVPTEKIGAVIGPGGKVIQKMQKDFCVDINIEDDGTVSIAGQDATLAKAAKEYIKLLVSEPEVGKNYTGKIMKITDFGAFVEIIPGTQGLLHISQIDNKRVNKVTDVLKEGEMIKVKLLAIEGGKFSLSRKALLNESVSQDSEEKE; this comes from the coding sequence ATGGTTTATACCAAAGAAGTACAAATAGGAAAACAAAAATTAATTTTTGAAACAGGAAAACTTGCCAAGCAGGCAAACGGCGCTGTTATGGTTCGCTATGGCGATACAATGGTTTTAGTTACTGCTGTAGCAGGAGAATTACGACCGGGTATTGATTTCTTTCCGCTCAGTGTTGAGTATAGAGAAAAAGCATTTGCTGCCGGAAAGGTTCCCGGTGGATTTTTTAAACGCGAAGGCAAACCTACAGATAAAGAAGTTCTTACATCACGATTAATTGACCGACCGCTTCGTCCACTCTTCTCTGATAATTACAAAAACGATACTCAAGTTGCCGCATTCGTTTATTCTTACGACAGTGAAAATGATTCGGATGTAATTGCAGCATGTGCCGCATCAGCAGCACTTACTATCTCAGACATTCCATTTCTCGAACCGATTGGCGAAGTTCGTGTTGGAAGAATCAACGGCGAATTAATAATCAATCCCACTCTTAAAGAAACTGAAGAGAGCGATCTTGAATTAGTTATTGCCGGAACTGAAAGTTCGATCATGATGGTTGAAGGCGAAGCAAAAGAATTGAGCGAACAGGTTATGCTCGATGCTCTTAAATTTGCTCACACTGAAATCAAAAAAATTATTGAAGTTCAAAAAGAACTAAGACAACTTTGCGGTAAACCCAAAATGGTAGTTGCTGAAAAAGTTGTTGATCAAAATTTACTGAACGATATCACAGCACTTGCACATGATAAATTCAAAACGATTGTCTCATCAGTTTTGGCAAAAGAAGAAAGATCGGCACAGAACCATGCTTTAACAGATGAAGTTCTAGCAGCACTCGCTGAAAAATATCCTGAACAAGAAGTTGCAATCAAAGAAATTCTTCATGATATGGAAAAAGATTTGATGCGTAAAAGAATTCTTGATGAAGGGTTACGTCTTGACGGAAGAAATACAACTCAGATAAGACCAATTACAATCGAACTTGGAATTCTGCCGCGCCCGCATGCAACAGCTCTTTTCACACGCGGAGAAACTCAAAGCTTAACTACTTTAACTTTGGGCGCTAAAGGCGATGAACAAATTATTGACGGACTTCAACCGGAATATAAAAAACGATTTCTACTTCATTACAACTTTCCGCCATTCAGCGTTGGTGAAACCGGAAGATTCTCCGGCGTTGGAAGAAGAGAAGTCGGACACGGTAATCTGGCAGAACGCTCACTAAAAAATATTATTCCATCAGAGGAAAAATTTCCTTACATCATTCGCTTGAACTCGGATATTCTTGAATCGAACGGATCATCATCTATGGCGACTGTTTGTGCAGGTTCACTTGCATTGATGGAAGGCGGGGTTCCGGTTAAATGTGCTATTGCGGGAATTGCAATGGGACTTGTTAAAGAAAAGGAAAAATTTGCAATTCTTACCGATATACTTGGAAACGAAGATCATCTTGGTGATATGGATTTTAAGGTTTCAGGTTCTGAAAATGGAATTACCGGCTTGCAGATGGATATTAAAATTCAAGGTATCTCATACGAGATCATGGAAAAAGCTCTGGCTCAAGCAAAAGAAGGAAGATTGCATATTCTTAAGATCATGAATGAAGCAATAGCCGAAGCAAGACCAAATATTTCCAATTATGCACCAAGAATTTTTACAACTAAAGTTCCAACAGAAAAAATTGGTGCGGTTATCGGACCTGGTGGAAAAGTTATTCAGAAGATGCAAAAAGATTTTTGTGTAGATATTAATATTGAAGACGATGGAACAGTAAGCATAGCAGGACAAGATGCAACACTTGCCAAAGCTGCAAAAGAATATATTAAACTACTTGTTTCAGAACCTGAAGTTGGAAAAAATTATACCGGTAAAATTATGAAGATTACTGACTTTGGCGCCTTTGTTGAAATTATACCCGGGACCCAAGGACTTCTCCATATTTCGCAGATAGATAACAAACGTGTTAATAAAGTAACGGATGTTTTGAAAGAAGGAGAAATGATAAAAGTTAAATTGCTTGCAATTGAAGGTGGAAAATTCTCTCTTTCTAGGAAAGCATTATTGAATGAATCCGTAAGTCAGGATTCAGAGGAAAAAGAATAG
- the rpsO gene encoding 30S ribosomal protein S15 produces the protein MSLSKEEKLEIIKKFGKGEKDSGTAEVQIALLTAEINRLTSHFEAHKKDHASRRGLMQMVGKRRRLLDYLASKNIEKYRSIIKELNIRK, from the coding sequence ATGTCTTTGTCAAAAGAAGAAAAACTTGAGATCATCAAAAAATTCGGTAAAGGAGAAAAAGATAGCGGAACTGCCGAAGTTCAAATAGCATTATTAACAGCAGAAATAAATCGTCTCACCAGTCATTTCGAAGCGCATAAAAAAGATCATGCTTCGCGACGCGGATTGATGCAGATGGTTGGAAAAAGAAGAAGGCTGCTTGATTATTTAGCTAGTAAAAACATAGAAAAATACCGCAGCATAATTAAAGAATTGAACATAAGAAAGTAA
- a CDS encoding bifunctional riboflavin kinase/FAD synthetase encodes MKVYTDNSEIVKIKKAVITVGSFDGLHKGHIKIFEKVLELSNKNNGTSFVITFEPHPRSVISKDFDLKILTSLDEKKDVLEKIGIENLMVVNFTKEFSQLTSDKFIKQYIVDKIGSSQMVIGHDHKFGKDRLGDEKKLREVGKIYNLDVTTVPPEMLDGEIISSTKIRNALFAGDIEKAGLLLGRNYTLAGIIVKGMQRGRLLGFPTANIQPDDENKALPMNGVYIVKCLLENETHFGIMNIGYRPTFENKHEVVSEVHILNFDRDIYGKYFKVEFLKRLRNEKKFESKEDLIHQIEADKKEAQKFIEN; translated from the coding sequence ATGAAAGTTTATACAGATAATTCTGAAATAGTTAAAATAAAAAAAGCGGTTATAACCGTCGGCTCGTTTGACGGTTTACATAAAGGACACATTAAAATATTTGAGAAAGTTCTTGAACTTTCTAATAAGAACAACGGAACAAGCTTTGTAATTACTTTTGAACCGCATCCTCGTTCCGTAATCTCAAAAGATTTTGATTTGAAAATATTAACATCGCTTGATGAGAAGAAAGATGTTCTTGAAAAAATCGGTATTGAAAATTTGATGGTGGTAAACTTTACAAAAGAATTTTCTCAATTAACATCTGATAAGTTTATCAAACAATACATTGTGGATAAGATCGGTTCATCACAAATGGTAATTGGTCACGATCATAAGTTTGGCAAGGACAGGCTTGGAGATGAAAAGAAATTGCGGGAAGTTGGTAAGATTTACAATCTTGATGTAACTACCGTTCCTCCGGAAATGTTGGATGGAGAAATTATTAGCAGTACAAAAATTAGAAATGCACTATTTGCAGGTGATATTGAAAAAGCAGGATTACTGCTTGGAAGAAATTATACATTAGCCGGAATAATTGTTAAAGGAATGCAGCGAGGACGATTACTCGGTTTCCCAACTGCAAACATTCAACCGGATGATGAAAATAAGGCTTTGCCGATGAACGGTGTGTACATTGTAAAATGTTTGCTTGAAAATGAAACTCATTTTGGAATTATGAATATAGGTTACAGACCAACATTCGAAAATAAACATGAAGTAGTTTCCGAAGTACATATATTAAATTTCGACAGAGATATTTACGGAAAGTATTTTAAGGTAGAATTTTTGAAACGTCTTCGTAACGAAAAGAAATTTGAATCAAAGGAAGACCTGATTCATCAAATTGAAGCTGACAAAAAAGAAGCACAAAAATTTATAGAAAATTAA
- the truB gene encoding tRNA pseudouridine(55) synthase TruB, translated as MKAITKNTIAEIDPNFVDGEIILFDKALLKSAFDCVYRVRETIGVKKVGHAGTLDPMATGLMIVCTGKMTKRISEIQNLEKTYKGIITLGRTTRSFDTETDFDTKNNFDDVTEDKIDKVRNKFIGKIFQTPPMYSAVKRNGKSLYRLARKGIEVDREVREVFISKFEIEKIDLPDIYFEITCSKGTYIRVLASNFGEQLGCGAYLKELRRTHIGEFDVDDALSIEEFKEFAKNYFIAEPEIA; from the coding sequence ATGAAAGCGATAACGAAAAACACGATAGCTGAAATTGATCCGAACTTTGTTGACGGAGAAATTATTCTTTTTGATAAAGCATTGTTAAAAAGTGCTTTCGATTGTGTCTATAGGGTAAGGGAAACTATTGGTGTTAAAAAAGTTGGACACGCAGGAACGCTTGATCCGATGGCAACTGGATTGATGATTGTTTGTACGGGAAAAATGACAAAAAGAATTTCTGAAATTCAAAATCTTGAGAAAACGTATAAAGGCATTATTACTCTCGGAAGAACGACACGCTCATTCGATACGGAAACAGATTTTGATACGAAAAATAATTTTGATGATGTAACTGAAGATAAAATTGATAAGGTGCGTAACAAATTCATCGGGAAGATATTTCAAACGCCGCCAATGTACTCGGCTGTTAAAAGGAACGGCAAATCGCTCTATCGCTTAGCGAGAAAAGGAATTGAAGTTGATCGTGAAGTACGTGAAGTTTTTATTTCAAAATTTGAAATTGAGAAAATTGATCTTCCTGATATCTACTTTGAAATTACTTGTTCTAAAGGAACATACATTAGAGTACTTGCAAGTAATTTTGGCGAACAACTTGGATGCGGAGCTTATCTAAAAGAATTACGGCGTACACATATTGGCGAGTTTGATGTTGATGATGCATTATCAATCGAAGAATTTAAAGAATTCGCAAAAAATTATTTTATTGCCGAACCAGAAATAGCATAA
- the rbfA gene encoding 30S ribosome-binding factor RbfA: MTHRIDKVSSLIKEELSLIFLHKVQDPNFGMITVTNVKMSPDLKHTKVYLSVYDKEKRALVLEKVNEIKGMIRSQLAGRIQVRFVPELHFFIDDTLDYVEKMEDLFKKIHESDNEKHDS, translated from the coding sequence ATGACTCATAGAATAGATAAAGTTTCAAGTTTGATTAAAGAAGAATTGAGTTTGATTTTTCTTCACAAAGTTCAGGATCCAAATTTCGGAATGATCACTGTTACGAACGTGAAGATGAGTCCGGATTTGAAACACACAAAAGTTTATTTATCAGTTTATGATAAAGAAAAACGTGCTTTAGTTCTGGAAAAAGTAAATGAAATAAAAGGAATGATCAGATCGCAATTAGCAGGAAGGATTCAAGTTAGATTTGTTCCTGAACTTCATTTTTTTATTGATGATACTTTAGACTACGTAGAAAAAATGGAAGATTTATTTAAGAAAATTCATGAAAGCGATAACGAAAAACACGATAGCTGA